A region of the Acipenser ruthenus chromosome 40, fAciRut3.2 maternal haplotype, whole genome shotgun sequence genome:
AGAGCACTGTCCAGGGAAGCTGCGACTCTCTCACATTAAGAGACCTTCGTGATCTCAAAGACGAGCGTGTTTTAAATGCATAATCAGCTGATCCTATTCGGTTTAACTACGAACCTTTATTATACTTCACAACGACCTAACAAAGCCCTATTTGTTTGAAGCCAGATGCCAAATGGTTGATTTTACAGCACGCTGGTCATTAAATCTACAATCTCGACATCAGTATTATGGTATCGCATTATGTTATTTAGGGAAAACAGTTGCAAATGCTGGCGTTAAACAAATATATGCACTTTCCCATTGCACACTTTCgaaacagcagcagctgcacTGCGAATCCTGTATTGGGTTACTAGACATGCCCGTTATGTTTCTCTGCTGACGTCAGACGTGGATTTCAGGTTCTCTTCCACTTATCTCTTTTTCAAACCACGTGGTTAGGCAAACAGGCAGCAAATCAGACAGCCGCTGGAACGGCAATGCAAGTAAGCCCCGCCCCTGACCCCGCCCCCGACCGCTCCTTTTTTAGCCCCAGCCTAGGACTAACCTGCATCATTGAAGCCAAATGGAATAATGAATGAATTGACTTGGCCATCAATTAAACCCCCCAGTTTCCTCAAtcccagccacattctcacttgGAAATGAACAGACATGAAGGGTCAAAAGTAACCCTTTCCTGGGCTCCTGAcacatttaacaacaaaaacaaacccatTTAAATATAAAGATCGCACAGTTACTGATGTAGCTGGTGGAATAATTCTGTGCAAATAAATACTTCATTTCCACAACACAGTGAACCAAATGAAAGCCACGTTTGCATGTGAGGGGTCTGCACCCCACCCCGCGGTGCTGTTTCGATGCAGTGTTGTAATGGGCAGACGTGTGTGACATGTTAAAAGGTCTATAATCACACCTGTAGTGGAGCCTGgatcttttgcatagtggttctGAGAAGTGCACTCAGAGCATTGACATGCAATGTGGTTCCTATTCCCGCCCACTAAACCCTGTGACTGAACTGTTCCCGTGTGATGAACCAAGCAGAGTGCTTGAGGGATTATTTCTCAATCAATGCTGCTTTGTGTCAAACTGCAAgctcctgtttgaatgatttgcaTAAAAAACATTAAGCTCCAAATTCTGTAAACGACAACTAAAGAAACAACATCTCTGGAGTGTTCAAAGAGTGCTCCTCAGAGGCACCCCTGACATAGACTGGCATGGGAAAAGCAAGCAGGACCTGCTcatgaatatatttcaattacaCAGTTAGGCTGaggaaacacaaagccactttttcaggaacagtggcttgaaacctgcttccagaagagcaggagacctagtttgaggcaacgttgctgtatcaaaccccaagtctcccctggtatgccgtgcagtgacctgaaacctcgtctcctgacacacactgacacgcacacacacggacacgtgcacacacacacacactgacacgtgcacacacacacaccgacacacacacacactgacacgtgcacacacacacactgacacgtgcacacacacacactcagcagcCATCATTGCACTTCCTACATTTGCACTGCAGAGGGCTGACTTTCCCCCAGTTCAAGTTAATTTGCAGGGTTGCCACCTGGCAACCTACCACATACATACATGCCAGCCAGTATGATATTAATACATGTGTTGTCAGATTGTGCAAAAAATGAAGAGAAAGACACTTGTCTAGTCATCCTAAATCTGCTGGACTATGCAAACCTGCTTAATAGATTAGGTACAATTATCTCTGCCTGGCAAAAATGGATCTGGCTTTTATACCAACTTTAAAAGAGTGTTTGTGCTTTTAGTCTGTGTTGTTGATAAGAAAAACCAAAATATAAAACACTCGATGAATAGGTGTTTTAAAACTTTGAAATTCCTTATCACTAATTTGAATTTGCTTTGCATATTTTTTCTTACAGTTTTAGACTTGGTCATCGGACCAAAGGTACAAGGCTGCTAGTTTATTTTCACTGGCTTTACCACACTTTACAAATCAAtcattaacaaataattaaacccGTCTGTTAATGTGTTAGTTTAAAAAGTTTTTAGCAGTTTACACACAAAACAGTGTCCATTCCACTTTTGCCCCAattgctgggcagcagtgtggagtagtggttagggctctggactcttgaccggagggtcgcgggttcaatcccaggtgggggacactgctgctgtactcttgagcaaggtactttacttagattgctccagtaaaaacccaactgtataaatgggtaattgtatgtaaaaaaataatgtgatgtgtaaaaaataatgttattgtatgtaaaaataatgtgatatattgaaacaattgtaagtcgccctggaatgctaagaaataaataataataattgtatccaATTTCACTTTTCCAAGTGTTAAGTGGGCACTAGATCCTCACCAGTGTCACGTGTGATTATTACCATTGTTCAGATTGAAATAGATGCTCTCAAATGAAAAGGCAGTCTTTTTAATAGCAGTTCGAGATAATAAATTAAACAGGGAAAGCAATTTGTCTGGATGGTCGTTTTATGTGTAATTGCCACACTAGCCACTAGGAGGGGTAAGTATTAATTACAGATAAGTTCATGGGTCGGTAGCTTCTTTGAACACAAGCACAACCCTACACAGTCATGGGCCTTCATCGTTTCTTTCTTATATATAGTTTAATTCTTCTTCTCACGGTCACTGTATTCAAACAGCCATTTAAATTAGTATGGTGACTAAAGGTAATTACATCAATGCCATTcaacagtttttcattaagactGCATGTTGGGTTACATTCTCATTTTAGTCAGCAGGGGGCACTCTTTCTTCAAGTAACACCCTTAAAACACTGCCTTACAAAACCAAAAGGCACTTCTCTCTGGTATCCTAAAAGCTTACAGCTCGGTATCCTAAAAGCTTACAGctcgttcagaataccgccgccaGAATTcggactaaaaccaggaaaagtgaacatattacccctgttttagcctccttacactggctccctgtgcagtagagaactgattttaaaatgttgctgttaacctataaagcctacattgtgatacttttgtatgaaaggcgctatataaatttagtaaatacataaataaatatattactagACCAGTCTGGAGTAGAATTTCCTATAGTACTCGAGAGGTGTGCAACTGTTACAGTGCCCCAAAACATAAACTCTGGGTGAGATACAGCTGTAGCCCAAAAATTCACGGGCGCTGCATGGTCTAACCACAATGAAGCAATTAGTACAATAAAATGCTCCATTTAGAACACTGCTTAGGTGTGGAATGCATTGGTCTTTAATCATGACTCACACACCTGTGGGGTGTTATGCCTCATCGCACGTCCACACAGCCTCAGTTACTGTTTACATTAATCTAACATTAAAGTAGGGGGAACAGTAGCGGGACAATATGGTGaatacatattgtagcgatctcggttaacgcaggcaggcgcatcacacagggcaaggcaatccacacacaggcagagggcggctgcgaaccggggacctctcgcactaaagcattgTACAGCGGTGCATGCCACATTGTAATATATAGGTCCGCACACGTTGTATTAAACGTGTTTTGCTTCTAACCTATTCGAGAGGGAATGGCGAGGAGATTTCACGAGTATTTCCTGTGACACCCGAGCCGCAGTAATCTCGCATTCCAAAACCACAAACATACATAGTAAAACGCCTAATCGTTTCACTGGAAGTGTTATTGTTAACATAATGCGTCAAGCAACGCATTTCTTCCTTAATCCACGCCCCTTCACACTGGATTATAAAACAGGTATACAGCCCCTGAGATGAAAAACCGTGCATTGAGATACTTTGAATCGGGATGTGCATAAACTGAGCAGCCCCTTCAGTTCAGCAGCATTGGTGAGACACACTGTTTTTGTCATTTCTGGACCCTGCACAACATTTCAATAACAAATTAACATCGTTTACTATCGCGCTTCTTGGGGATTAAAGAAGAGAGCCGCATTTCCACGGGGTTTGCTGCTTGCGAATAGAAATGCTTACTTTCAACATGAACCCCGAAGGTCGATGCGCGCAGAGCCTCGAGGACATCTCCAGCAGTGACGCGGGGTATGGAAGCAACAGGTCACCGTTACCCGGACAACCGGCAAGTCCCCAAAACATCCCCGCGTCACCGGCCTCGGGTTTAACTGAGGTCAATAATTTGGACAGGGAGCGGGCGCTGGCACAGGGGTCTCCGCCTGCTTCACTTAACACGGATCGTTACCCTGGTAAGAAGCCTGGAAATACAATCATTATATAAATACCATTTGCAGCCAGACCAGTCACTTGCACCTTAGTGTGCTTTGAAGCTAATCACAGGCCACAGGACAGGTTTGCAAAACGAATGTTTCCGGTAATTGTTAAATTCCTAAATTAAATTTAACTGGAGATGAAGTTCAAAGAAATACTGTTGCACCTGTCTTTAAACTCTAaaatctgttaaaatataattgtgCAGAAAGCGTATAGATTACACGTAATAAGCGTGCAGTATTACAAATGGAAGCAGATTAAAACTtgggtcttattattattattattattattattattattattattattattattattattgcaacaaGAATGTCATGTATTAGTGTTTATTAACttagaaacattttgtttgttttttcagactcCAATCTGGGAAAAACACAACCTCAGAAAAGATATATAGGAGTCAGGGTTAGATTGCCTGTCAAAGACATGCTGAGAAAAATCAGAATTGCAAAAGGCGTCGATCCTAGTGACTTGCAGGTAAGAAGCGGCACCGCCCCCCCGCATCTAAACACTGTAACAACTTTATTACACAGATATGAAGAGACCAGCAGAAAGTACAAGTGTAATTACCAGTGTTGCTATTCTTTTTCTTCAGGAAACCCCAGCGAAAGGATCCAAACCACATTCAGGTATGCACGTTAATCTGAAAGAGacggtcattttaaaaaatgttaatgtagTGAGACGCTGCAAATCTTCCCAATCCACTTATTTGTGCAATCCTGTTTCTATCTTTGGTGCAGGAGACAAAAGACGAGTTTATCCCAATTCAGAAAGGCGAAACAGGCAGGTGAGTTGACCCtttcccatattattattattattattactatggaCATCTGCTTGTTAATAAAGTCTAGTTATGCAGCATCTACCTCACAACCTAATGCAAATATTTCCTTCTGCTGCAGAATAAGTTGTCAGCAAAGAGCCTGGAAGTTTTGGATATGCTTGTTGAGGTCTTGGAAGAGGATTTAAGAACAAGCAAATCCAACAGACACAAAGCATCGCAAGGCATGTTCCCAAACTGTGTTTCTCAAACCCCCTACCCCAACCTGCAGAGAGTCCCATGGAAACAAGACTTTATCAACCAGGCGTCTAACTCCCTTATGGAGTACTGCCCAGGGAGCAGCACGCCACCGTCGCAAAGTTATTACCTTCCAGCTGATTTCTCTCCAGCGAGCTCCCCAGAAAGCCTTGATTACAACGCCTCTCCAAATTACGAGCCAACGCCGGTCCAGTCCCCGGTCTTTACAAACGACTGTGCGGAGGAAATGTTGCCTGTCCAACATTCTTACACTGCGTATTCGCCGCTGAGCGTGGACTACCAGGTGTCCCCTCCGTCCCCTGCAGAATCCGTGTACCACAGTCCACAGTCACACCTTTACAAAGGGCGTCTGGACACAAACCGCGGCGATTCTCCGGTGACATTTAAGAATCATTCTCCGAACGACCTGCGGCAGGACACGGGAGGGCTTTCCTTTTTCCGGTTTCAACTGCAGAGGGAAGAGAGTTTCCTCCGCACGATTTCTGATCAGGAGCTGTTCGCGGTGGATAAATGTGGGAACACGTAAGTAGTGTTTAATAAAACTGAACCTAAATTAGCATTTTGTTGCaacacttaaaaaacaaaacatctagaataaacaataatatcatCTCCAAACGCAGGTCAAAATGACTTTGTACATTGTATACAAAAATTGCGAACATTTTATATTTAGTAAATTAGGATTACGGTTATTCTTAGATTAACCCCTTTTGCATATTGTGACCATTGGAGTCATTAGTAATAATCTATAGGCAATAGGAATGCTTAAACTATTGATAGGTTAAACTTTGTACTGCACATGCAGTTAAAGGCAAGAATCATTAATTCTGATGGCAGAATTCTGCCTGCCAGCTGGTACctgcacacagaaaaaaaaaaaaatacgttttcCTTTGAAAACAAATTCCAAGAATATGAAAGCAAAACAGGATGTGATGTATCATGTGACCTTTGTTATCTTAGTAAACACTAAGGACTGGAATATTAAACAAAGGTAGCTTTACCAGTCACTGGTTTTCCATGGAAGAAAACGAGAGAGTATTATGTCTACCTTAAAATTAATCGTTAGGGGAGTTTGTAAAACACAATTTAATTACCGTGTTTTGGGTGTTGCAGATATAACAGCGGCATTAGACCAGTCACAAGACATTACCATGCACCAAAGTATTTATCCCAAGCAATATTTATTAACCACTGGAATGCCAAACAAACACTTATGCCAGTTGCAGAATGTCTATAGCAGACAATCCCACCCTTCACCACAAAGATGTTTATTTTCATTTCCCTGTTGATTTCCTTCAATCTCCAGATTGCTTCACAGAGCTGTATGCCAGGGCAAGAGGGCCCAAGTCTATGCACTTGCACAGAGGATGGTGAATGCACGCAGAATAGATGACAAGGATGCTTCGGAAAGGGTACATCTCGTCATTCTTTTAAAGAGAAATTAGGGGTTTGGTGTGATCAGCTCATACCTGGCGTGGAGGCACTGCACAGCTGGACCGGAGAAGCACCCTGAATTGCATTAACCACCCATCCATGACTGTCCTGGgaattacatctaaaataaacAGTTCATGCAATTCGGGTGGATTTTCTGGTGCTGTGAAATAAGCGGTGGTTTATCATATAAAGGACGTAATGTAACGTGTGTGGATTCAGGGCTTCAGTGAAATAATATGCAACAGAAATCGTAACCCCCGGATTATTTAGCTCACTTCtggttctattttattttattttttgcacagaCGGCATTGCATCTTGCAGCGTTGAAAAACCAGCATCTAATGGTCAGCGATCTGATCTCCCTCGGTGCCAACATTAACGAAAAGGACAAGTTTGGGAAGACCCCACTGCATCTATGTGCAGCAAACGGATATGTCCGAGTCTTGGAGGTAAGAAAAGGTCTAGTATAATGCCGGGTCACGAGAGCAAATCCAATGTTTCGTCATCAAACAGTGGTTTTCAATTCGATCCTTTTCAAGACTTTGCATACATCCCTATTTGGATCCAGTGctttttgaaacttttttttttgtaaaatgttcctTACTTGTAAAATATGCCGCTGCTGTTTTTCCCAGATGCTGAAAAACGCTCTGAGTGATGGAGCGCATGTTGAAGTGGAGGCGGTTGACCACAGTGGTATGTATCTCTTATACAGTAATGTGGTTATATAACACTGTTGCAACACGTCAGAGTCAAATTCTTCATGATTAAGCATGTTCTTTTTTTCCGTTCGCAGGTCTAACTCCACTGAATTGTGCAGTTATTGTTCTCAACAAgacagtgagagagctggagaaAGCAGAGGTTCCCAGCAATATCAACTTCCTAACTCTCAGAAAAGACCAGCTTCTTGATGGGATAGAATACCTGCTGGAAATGGGAGCCAACCCTTCCCGTCCTGTAAGTGTTATCTGTATACATGTTCTCCCGGGTCTTCCCTGTGCGGTACTACACATTGGCTCTGTTTTTACAATGACACACTATCATGGAGATGTCGTAGGAGATATAAACTCAGCTATTATTAAAGTGATTGTAAATAACAAAGCAGTTACACAATTCTTGCCTGCTGTGCACTTCTATTCAATATAGATCtcaaatttgcagttttgaaaaataaacaagtatattttttctAATATCATATCTGGTACTACGCTACTGTAGGTTCAATAAATCTGTTTGTAAGCCATGTTTTCAGAGAGTGTTCCTTCAAGTGCTtccttcctgtcaataaccaaacAGCTGTTTCCCCctaatgacctaggaagtgaatgTTTAACAGATTTCCTTCCAGTTTTGGAGTAAATAGCATTGATACTCTGGTCCAATGCATATTAATGcacaataaatattatatttctatttaaatattgtgtttgtgttcctaGGAGCCTGTATCCGGGCTTTGTGTATTGTATTTCTGGTTttatattgtgtttgtattttgtaggAGCCTGTATCAGGGCGTACAGCAATGCACTTTGCTCAGGAAGAAAACAACATGGAGCTGATTCACCTTTTTCAGAGCCGATATCCCAAGATCGGAGACCTGTTGAACGAGGTAAGATCTGTGTTTGGAAGCTCAATGCGTGTGTATTGAGACATTTTACAAGGTGCCAATGAGATGTTCTATGCAAATCAGCcccatgcatacacacacagatactcacAGTTGTTCAAAATGCTGGGCCATATTCGTAATTGAGAAGCTCCTACTAGCACCCTGTGTGTATCTGGGTAGTGTACAACatcaaaagttttgtttttgttttataaaaaaaactatgcaaACTTTTACGGAAAAAAAATGCTTATTGCCccttgtctttatttaaaaaaaattgcttgaCCATTTATAGATGGATAATAGCTGTCAGTCAGTTCTTTGTTTCtgaggtttgtttttttgtatttaacattttttacCTGAATGGCTGTTTGCCATTAAAAATGCAATTGCCTTATAAGGATAAACCGATACAGGGGGTACAATTCCATTTGAACCGAGGAATGCAGTTTAACAAGTTTAGCCTTGCAGAGCATTTACAaacttgtttgtgtgtttttctaaGAGCAGCCACTGTTACTGATATTGCATTCTTTCTTCCTGTTTTGAAGGATTATGCGTCGCGCACCATGCTGGATGTGATGAGCAATATGGGCAGTTTGTACGCAAAGTAAGGAGGTTGCAACCCTTTGATCTCTGACTCTTCTGGAAGGTAAGAATCATTTGATATTGTTTAAATACATCAGAACCCTCCAAGTAGTTGCATGACAAGCAAAGGATGAGTTTAGCAGTACGAAAATGGAAAATCCTTCTGCTGCAGAATACTGTAAGCAGTGCAGTTCTCTCTGTTTACATTGGAATGGTGTTCCCCAGTACAGCAACACTGATACCGTCTCTTCTTTCTCTTGGATTTGATTTTTAGGAGAACCTGGAAGCTGTGAAGCTGATCGTTCCTCTCCGCTGGTGATCTTGCACGGTTTAATACCGTGTGGCTGCCAAGTCTGGCGGTCCGTTAATTGACAGTAAATGTCTTTGAATTGTGAAAGCCTGAACCGAAACTAGAAACTAGACGTATTCAAACTTTGAAGGTACAAAACTAGCTTGCTAACATGCAATGAATATGCACAATCACAAACATTCTGGATAGGTCTATGCATACAAAGATATTTCATTAACATGCTTTTGAATGCTTCCGCTACAAAAATGATAtccttattaataaataaataatttccataTTGCTTATTTCATCCGTAACTTTGTACACTCAATCATACATTGTGCGTGAAATATAAACACAAAAAGCATTAGCCGATTGatctgtctgcttgacttttcTTATTGTAATACATTTGTATCATCCAGATCCAATCTTTTCATGGCATGCATTTAATTAAAAGCATTGTCTAATGTTTCAAAGTAAGGTTCAGGCTTGTTCTCGTGCAGCCAGAGTTTATGAAAGGGCTATATGAATGCAGGCAGGGTTTGAATTTGAAATGTGATTTGAAAATTAAGATGCTGTCCACATTTCTACTTTCAGGAGGCCTCATTGTACTCACCCAGGCCGCAGTAGTCTTTTCAAAGCCTAAGGTTGCAAATTAGCTGGTTTCTGTGAAACTTCCTTTGTTTGCTACATTATGCTAGCACATTGTAAATCATATTGTTACTGAGAAACAGAGGTCAACCTCTCTCTTGATTCTTGTGTGTCAGGTTCTATGTTGTGCTCTTCTATTCTGAAAATGTACCTGATAACATGtggtttaaatataaaacaatggtGTCACCATAATTTAATCCACACCCAGGTTGAGAGGTTATGCAAAATCTAACAAGTATTTTAAGAATAAATTGTGCtgtatgttaaaatgtaaaaatctatAAATAGCGGTGGTAGTCGGTTGTACTGTAGCTGTTGAATAAAAAGTGATCTGCATGTGATACTAGATACTGACTGTATAATAAATGCTATTTGAGAGTGGTTTAAAGGAGTCTGTTCTAAACTGAAAGCTTTTCATTGTCATTATGTTTTGGTTATACAATTCTGTGAAATGTATCATGCAAAATTACTGGTGACTGGAGCCAACAATCTTAAACCGTTTTAGTTTGTATTGTGTAACTGTGGTAATTCATTgaataaaatgtgtaattgaaaAAATACTCTTGCGTCATCAGTGTTGTGAATGCCGTGtgaaattgattattattattttttattatttatttcttagcagacgcccttatccagggcgacttacaatcgcaagcaaatacaaatacattcaagtgttacaatataagtcatacaataagaacaagaaatacaataattctcaagtgtgacaaaccacaattcaataatacagcagataatagtgaaagttacatcaggatatgattaagtagtgatagttacatcaggatatgattaagtacaaaatactacagattaaacacttgggagattacaatattctgaggtacaggattaaatgcagtaaaatagggggcagataagagcaaaataaagcatatttaaatgaagggtgatagtgtcccaggatacaacagaggagttctacaggtgctgtttgaagaggtgagtcttaaggaggcgccggaatgtggtcagggactgggcagtcctgacatctgtaggaaggtcgttccaccactgcggagcaagggtggagaaggagcgggctcgggaggcaggggagcgtagcggaggtagagccagtcttctagtgcaggcggagcggagaggtcgttATTTATTAGTTTTCTTTCCTGTGACGTGTCAATAACGTTGTGTAAAGAGGGTTCAACAGGTAAGCAGACCTGGGGAAGGGCTGTTCTCTAAGCGGCTTGCTTATCATAAAAGAAAGTGAACAGTAGACGGTATCATGCATTGTGCTgttttttatgttctgattttgcACATTTATAACACAACACTGTAGATAAACcgttgcatcctggtacctttgctttAGGTGACATAATAAAATTGCAACCAGGgtcggggtcaattcctgtttttcaattccaattccaattcgtctgaaagaaaaaaagaataataattttaGACTAATCCCAAGCTCCTAAATGAAATATGTGAGTCCTTTATTTCTGGGCTGGTAACTTCATTAGGTGTGTTTCTACTATCTaatgctaatgacgatttggagtaagtGGTTTGGTTAATCTAGCATGTCTGTAACACCCATTCTCTGCCACCACTGTATATTCAAAATGAAAGCTAAAATGTTTATCAACAGTAAGCACAGAATAGTacagaataagaaatggcaatgaaatGTTTCATGGTAATCTGATAAGCGCTCTCCGGAGATATACAAAACTCATACTTCCAACATTttgaaactgttcagcgggatgcttgtctctggggggggggggggtaggggtcatacgcatcatacacatgggaggagtcatactcaaaaaacactcattatcatataatagatgtatctccccccccccccaagtcaacaccacacgaccatcatgacagtaaaaaaagacataatgaagcgttcttacctttgtataagttagtgatcagcagatgtgtcagccgcatgaagagcacagcgtgtggttttcactaactgtactgtgcagaataaatttttcctatgtgtaaatatcgagactttcttcctatgcatcgggacgcggggc
Encoded here:
- the LOC117397202 gene encoding NF-kappa-B inhibitor zeta-like isoform X2; the protein is MLTFNMNPEGRCAQSLEDISSSDAGYGSNRSPLPGQPASPQNIPASPASGLTEVNNLDRERALAQGSPPASLNTDRYPDSNLGKTQPQKRYIGVRVRLPVKDMLRKIRIAKGVDPSDLQETPAKGSKPHSGDKRRVYPNSERRNRQNKLSAKSLEVLDMLVEVLEEDLRTSKSNRHKASQGMFPNCVSQTPYPNLQRVPWKQDFINQASNSLMEYCPGSSTPPSQSYYLPADFSPASSPESLDYNASPNYEPTPVQSPVFTNDCAEEMLPVQHSYTAYSPLSVDYQVSPPSPAESVYHSPQSHLYKGRLDTNRGDSPVTFKNHSPNDLRQDTGGLSFFRFQLQREESFLRTISDQELFAVDKCGNTLLHRAVCQGKRAQVYALAQRMVNARRIDDKDASERTALHLAALKNQHLMVSDLISLGANINEKDKFGKTPLHLCAANGYVRVLEMLKNALSDGAHVEVEAVDHSGLTPLNCAVIVLNKTVRELEKAEVPSNINFLTLRKDQLLDGIEYLLEMGANPSRPEPVSGRTAMHFAQEENNMELIHLFQSRYPKIGDLLNEDYASRTMLDVMSNMGSLYAK
- the LOC117397202 gene encoding NF-kappa-B inhibitor zeta-like isoform X1; translated protein: MLTFNMNPEGRCAQSLEDISSSDAGYGSNRSPLPGQPASPQNIPASPASGLTEVNNLDRERALAQGSPPASLNTDRYPDSNLGKTQPQKRYIGVRVRLPVKDMLRKIRIAKGVDPSDLQETPAKGSKPHSGDKRRVYPNSERRNRQNKLSAKSLEVLDMLVEVLEEDLRTSKSNRHKASQGMFPNCVSQTPYPNLQRVPWKQDFINQASNSLMEYCPGSSTPPSQSYYLPADFSPASSPESLDYNASPNYEPTPVQSPVFTNDCAEEMLPVQHSYTAYSPLSVDYQVSPPSPAESVYHSPQSHLYKGRLDTNRGDSPVTFKNHSPNDLRQDTGGLSFFRFQLQREESFLRTISDQELFAVDKCGNTLLHRAVCQGKRAQVYALAQRMVNARRIDDKDASERTALHLAALKNQHLMVSDLISLGANINEKDKFGKTPLHLCAANGYVRVLEMLKNALSDGAHVEVEAVDHSGLTPLNCAVIVLNKTVRELEKAEVPSNINFLTLRKDQLLDGIEYLLEMGANPSRPVSVICIHVLPGLPCAVLHIGSVFTMTHYHGDVVGDINSAIIKVIVNNKAVTQFLPAVHFYSI